One stretch of Dyella jiangningensis DNA includes these proteins:
- the ppc gene encoding phosphoenolpyruvate carboxylase, giving the protein MNQHRSPEFAPHDAPLREDVRRLGALVGNMLAEQISPDFLDEIERIRMAAIERRQENLPLDALSGLLTGVDTGHAESLARAFATYFQAVNIAERIHRIRRRRDYQREGGAPQPESLLDALTRLKAQGVEAGELLEWLERLQIEPVFTAHPTEAVRRSLLEKEQSIVRALVDNFDPTRTPQERKEDDDRIYMALSAGWQTAEASTISPTVQDEHHHVGFYLANPIYRIVPALYESLADALQTVYGVAVPIPRLLSFATWVGGDMDGNPNVGAATIANSLATQRAHVLEHYIEDLSGLARLLSQTEDRVDVGSALAQRLFDYRVRYPEAAARVRPRHADMPYRSLLTIIRARLDATHDDEHPEAYTSVRDLLDDLHLIAASLIDHRGLHAGAYAVRRLIWRVRTFGFHLARLDVRQDSRAHDDALALLLGHADWSTRDAADKAKQLRPFAGGEQALAENEDASVVALHDVFATLRESRGRYGADALGLYIISMARSAADVLAVLALARYGGLVEHDKVPLDIAPLFETVDDLTNAPATLRALLEDPVYREHLASRGGRQWVMLGYSDSGKDGGTLASRWGLQRAQVELLEVAAEFDIRLSFFHGRGGSASRGGARIAPALMSSPRGSVAGVLRVTEQGEVIHRKYGIRALALRNLEQTVGAVLRASLRPRTSEAREEAWRERMGKLAAHSRQHYRAFVDREGFVDYFRTATPIDVIERMTLGSRPARRRSMRGVQDLRAIPWVFAWTQCRSILPGWYGLGSALEFGAAAYGEAAMVEMASDWPFFANMLDDVAMVLAKSDLGIAEAFSQLAGPLHEPFFGLIRDEFERTHRWLLRLRRSDSLLQHEPRLAVSIGLRNPYVDPMSLLQVDLLKRWREGGESDDALLTALVACVNGVSQGLQNTG; this is encoded by the coding sequence ATGAACCAGCACCGCAGTCCTGAGTTCGCTCCACACGACGCGCCCCTGCGCGAAGACGTCCGCCGCCTTGGCGCCCTGGTCGGCAACATGCTGGCCGAACAGATTTCTCCCGACTTTCTCGACGAGATCGAGCGCATCCGCATGGCCGCGATCGAACGCAGGCAGGAGAACCTGCCACTCGATGCGCTTTCCGGTTTGTTGACCGGCGTCGACACCGGGCATGCGGAATCGCTGGCCCGCGCGTTCGCCACCTATTTCCAGGCGGTGAACATCGCCGAGCGCATCCATCGCATCCGCCGCCGTCGTGACTACCAGCGCGAAGGTGGCGCGCCACAGCCGGAATCGCTGCTGGATGCGCTGACGCGTCTGAAGGCGCAAGGCGTGGAAGCGGGCGAGCTGCTCGAGTGGCTCGAACGCCTGCAGATCGAGCCCGTGTTCACGGCGCATCCCACCGAAGCCGTGCGTCGCTCGCTGCTGGAGAAGGAACAATCCATCGTGCGGGCGCTGGTCGACAACTTCGATCCCACGCGCACGCCGCAGGAGCGCAAGGAAGACGACGACCGCATCTACATGGCGCTGAGCGCCGGTTGGCAGACGGCCGAGGCATCGACCATCAGTCCCACCGTGCAGGACGAGCACCATCACGTCGGCTTCTATCTCGCCAACCCGATCTACCGCATCGTGCCGGCGCTGTACGAATCGCTCGCCGACGCCTTGCAGACGGTGTACGGCGTGGCCGTGCCGATCCCGCGACTGCTCAGCTTCGCCACCTGGGTCGGTGGTGACATGGACGGCAATCCCAACGTCGGCGCGGCCACCATCGCCAACAGCCTCGCGACGCAACGCGCGCACGTGCTGGAGCATTACATCGAAGACTTGTCCGGCCTTGCGCGCCTGCTCAGCCAGACAGAGGACCGCGTGGATGTCGGAAGCGCGCTGGCGCAGCGGCTGTTCGACTATCGCGTGCGCTATCCGGAAGCGGCGGCGCGGGTTCGTCCGCGTCATGCCGACATGCCGTATCGCAGCCTGCTGACCATCATCAGGGCGCGCCTGGATGCGACGCATGACGACGAGCATCCGGAAGCCTATACGTCGGTGCGGGATCTCCTGGATGACCTGCATCTCATCGCGGCAAGCCTGATCGATCATCGCGGCCTGCATGCGGGTGCCTATGCCGTGCGTCGCTTGATCTGGCGCGTGCGCACCTTCGGCTTCCATCTCGCACGCCTGGATGTGCGCCAAGATTCGCGCGCGCACGACGACGCGCTGGCGTTGCTGCTCGGCCATGCCGACTGGTCCACGCGTGACGCAGCCGACAAGGCAAAGCAGCTGCGACCGTTTGCGGGCGGCGAGCAGGCGCTCGCGGAGAACGAAGACGCGTCGGTGGTGGCCTTGCACGACGTCTTCGCCACCTTGCGCGAATCCCGTGGCCGGTACGGCGCCGACGCGCTGGGTCTCTACATCATCAGCATGGCGCGTTCGGCGGCAGACGTGCTTGCCGTGCTGGCGCTGGCGCGCTACGGCGGGCTCGTCGAGCACGACAAGGTGCCGCTGGATATCGCGCCGCTGTTCGAGACGGTAGACGATCTCACCAACGCGCCGGCCACGCTGCGTGCGCTGCTTGAGGATCCGGTGTACCGCGAACATCTGGCCTCGCGCGGTGGACGCCAGTGGGTGATGCTCGGGTATTCGGACAGCGGCAAGGATGGCGGCACGCTGGCGTCGCGCTGGGGACTGCAGCGCGCCCAGGTGGAACTGCTGGAGGTGGCTGCGGAGTTCGACATCCGCCTGTCGTTCTTCCATGGCCGCGGTGGCTCAGCCAGCCGCGGCGGTGCGCGGATCGCGCCGGCGCTGATGTCGTCACCGCGTGGATCGGTGGCCGGCGTGTTGCGCGTCACCGAACAGGGTGAAGTCATCCATCGCAAATACGGCATCCGCGCGCTCGCCTTGCGCAATCTCGAGCAGACCGTGGGCGCCGTGCTGCGTGCCTCGTTGCGTCCGCGCACGAGCGAGGCGCGCGAAGAGGCATGGCGCGAACGCATGGGCAAGCTCGCTGCACACAGCCGTCAGCACTATCGCGCCTTCGTGGATCGCGAAGGCTTTGTGGACTACTTCCGCACCGCCACACCGATCGACGTGATCGAGCGCATGACGCTCGGCTCCCGTCCGGCACGTCGACGCAGCATGCGCGGCGTGCAGGACCTTCGCGCGATTCCCTGGGTGTTCGCATGGACCCAGTGCCGGTCGATCCTGCCGGGGTGGTATGGCCTTGGTTCGGCGCTCGAATTTGGCGCGGCGGCATACGGCGAAGCCGCGATGGTCGAGATGGCGAGTGATTGGCCGTTCTTCGCCAACATGCTCGATGACGTGGCGATGGTATTGGCCAAGAGCGACCTCGGCATCGCGGAGGCATTCTCGCAGTTGGCCGGCCCGCTGCACGAACCGTTCTTCGGGTTGATCCGCGACGAATTCGAGCGCACGCATCGCTGGCTGCTGCGCCTCAGGCGCAGCGACAGCCTGCTGCAGCATGAGCCGCGATTGGCCGTGTCGATCGGCCTGCGCAACCCCTATGTCGATCCGATGAGCCTGTTGCAGGTGGATCTGCTGAAGCGCTGGCGTGAGGGTGGCGAGAGCGACGATGCGCTGCTCACGGCGCTGGTGGCCTGCGTCAATGGGGTATCGCAGGGTTTGCAGAATACGGGTTGA
- a CDS encoding ATP-binding cassette domain-containing protein gives MSLIQLQRVDFSIGGPLLLEHVDLAIGANERVCIVGRNGEGKSTLMKLIAGELKADDGEVRVQTGVVVARMAQDVPQDTSGSVFDVVSEGLGDLGHLLARYHHLLAEGDMDALGDVQSQIEARHGWDLDRRVTDVLTRLELPSDIDFAALSGGMKRRVLLAQALVRKPDVLLLDEPTNHLDIEAIGWLEGFLRQFDGSIVFVTHDRSFLRALATRIVEIDRGQLTDWPGDYDNYLRRREERLHAEAQANALFDKKLAQEEVWIRQGIKARRTRNEGRVRALKALRVERSQRRELSGNVKMTLANAQASGKKVIELEHVHQSYGGRVLIDNLSTTIMRGDRVGIIGPNGAGKSTLLKIMLGDLKPERGHATLGTGIQIAYFDQHRVQLNDELNALDNVAEGREYIELNGSRKHIIGYLQDFLFSPERARAPITRLSGGERNRLLLAKLFAQPSNLLVMDEPTNDLDVETLELLEELLTEYQGTLLLVSHDREFLDNVVSSTLVLEGDGKVGEYVGGYSDWLRQRPAPSATPVSSSKPADTRTATPATAPASEPKKKLSYKDARELEQLPARIEALEADISARTEAMNDPDFFRQDNAAVMKANETLAALQRDLDAAYARWSELDG, from the coding sequence ATGTCACTGATCCAACTCCAGCGCGTCGATTTCAGCATCGGCGGTCCGCTCCTGCTCGAACATGTCGACCTCGCCATTGGCGCCAACGAACGCGTATGCATCGTGGGCCGCAACGGCGAGGGCAAATCCACCCTGATGAAGCTGATCGCCGGGGAACTCAAAGCCGACGACGGCGAAGTGCGCGTGCAGACCGGCGTCGTCGTCGCGCGCATGGCGCAGGACGTGCCTCAGGACACGTCGGGCAGCGTATTCGACGTGGTGTCCGAAGGGCTCGGCGACCTTGGCCATCTGCTTGCGCGTTATCACCACCTGCTCGCCGAAGGCGACATGGATGCGCTGGGCGATGTGCAGTCACAGATCGAAGCCCGCCATGGCTGGGACCTGGATCGCCGCGTCACCGACGTGCTGACCCGCCTTGAATTGCCATCCGACATCGACTTCGCGGCGCTGTCCGGCGGCATGAAGCGCCGCGTGCTGCTGGCGCAGGCGCTGGTGCGCAAGCCCGATGTGCTGTTGCTGGACGAGCCCACCAACCATCTCGACATCGAGGCGATCGGCTGGCTCGAAGGCTTCCTGCGCCAGTTCGACGGCAGCATCGTGTTCGTTACGCATGACCGTAGTTTCCTTCGCGCGCTCGCCACGCGCATTGTCGAAATCGACCGCGGCCAGCTCACCGATTGGCCGGGCGACTATGACAACTACCTGCGTCGCCGCGAGGAGCGCCTGCACGCCGAAGCGCAGGCCAATGCGCTGTTCGACAAGAAGCTCGCGCAGGAAGAAGTGTGGATCCGCCAGGGCATCAAGGCACGCCGCACGCGCAACGAAGGTCGCGTGCGTGCACTGAAGGCGCTGCGCGTGGAGCGCTCGCAGCGTCGCGAGTTGTCCGGCAACGTGAAGATGACGCTGGCCAACGCGCAGGCCTCGGGCAAGAAGGTCATCGAGCTCGAACACGTGCACCAGAGCTACGGCGGCCGCGTGCTGATCGACAACCTCAGCACCACCATCATGCGTGGCGATCGCGTCGGCATCATCGGCCCCAACGGCGCCGGCAAGAGCACGCTGCTCAAGATCATGCTGGGCGACCTCAAGCCCGAGCGCGGCCACGCCACGCTCGGCACCGGTATCCAGATCGCCTACTTCGACCAGCACCGCGTGCAGCTCAACGACGAACTCAACGCACTGGACAACGTCGCCGAAGGACGCGAGTACATCGAGCTCAACGGCTCGCGCAAGCACATCATCGGTTACCTGCAGGACTTCCTGTTCTCACCGGAACGCGCGCGCGCGCCGATCACGCGGTTGTCCGGTGGTGAGCGCAACCGCCTGCTGCTCGCCAAGCTGTTCGCGCAACCGTCCAACCTGCTGGTGATGGACGAACCCACCAACGACCTCGACGTGGAAACGCTGGAGCTGCTCGAAGAGCTCCTTACCGAATACCAGGGCACGCTGCTGCTGGTTTCGCATGACCGGGAGTTTCTCGACAACGTGGTGTCGAGCACGCTGGTGCTGGAGGGCGACGGCAAGGTCGGCGAATACGTCGGCGGCTACAGCGACTGGCTGCGCCAGCGCCCTGCCCCGTCGGCTACTCCCGTATCAAGCAGCAAGCCCGCGGACACGAGGACAGCGACACCGGCGACAGCACCCGCTTCCGAGCCGAAGAAGAAGCTGAGCTACAAGGATGCGCGCGAGCTGGAGCAGCTGCCGGCGCGCATCGAAGCACTGGAGGCGGACATCTCCGCGCGCACCGAGGCCATGAATGATCCGGACTTCTTCCGTCAGGACAACGCCGCGGTGATGAAGGCCAACGAGACGCTGGCGGCGCTGCAGCGCGACCTCGATGCCGCGTATGCACGCTGGTCGGAGCTGGACGGCTAA
- a CDS encoding D-alanyl-D-alanine carboxypeptidase family protein: MGIAHAGSSAIVVDDTDGQVITAVNPDEAAHPASLAKMMTLYLTFQAVQNGTLKMDQELPVSSWAASKAPTKLDLRNGQTISVEDCVLGMITKSANDAATVVAEGMGGTESHFVEMMNAQAQLLGMSSTRFANASGLPDPEDTTTARDMSKLAMALYHDFPQYSHYFSTKEFMFRGRLVRGHNNLMDKYPGMDGLKTGYTNAAGFNLASTAVKDGRRLFSVVLGGRTASTRDRLMARLLDDGFENQETPAELVAQVGAAPVVAKGRRSAAKATAVADATPSSRRHHRRSKADAVAARSTATCSKKKAVTCPAPKATARKVASVGSSPDK; this comes from the coding sequence ATGGGTATCGCACATGCAGGGTCCTCCGCCATCGTGGTGGACGACACCGACGGCCAGGTGATCACCGCCGTCAACCCCGACGAAGCTGCTCATCCGGCCTCGCTGGCCAAGATGATGACGCTGTACCTCACCTTCCAGGCGGTGCAGAACGGCACGCTGAAGATGGACCAGGAACTGCCGGTGTCCTCGTGGGCTGCCTCCAAGGCGCCGACCAAGCTCGACCTGCGCAATGGCCAGACCATCTCCGTCGAAGACTGCGTGCTCGGCATGATCACCAAGTCCGCCAACGACGCGGCCACCGTGGTGGCTGAAGGCATGGGCGGCACGGAAAGCCATTTCGTCGAGATGATGAATGCCCAGGCCCAGCTGCTGGGCATGAGCAGCACCCGCTTCGCCAACGCCTCGGGCCTGCCCGATCCGGAAGACACCACCACCGCCCGCGACATGAGCAAGCTGGCGATGGCGCTGTACCACGACTTCCCGCAGTACTCGCACTACTTCTCGACCAAGGAATTCATGTTCCGCGGTCGCCTGGTGCGCGGCCACAACAACCTGATGGACAAGTACCCGGGCATGGACGGCCTGAAGACCGGCTACACCAATGCCGCAGGCTTCAACCTGGCCTCGACCGCCGTGAAGGATGGCCGTCGCTTGTTCAGCGTCGTGCTGGGCGGCCGTACTGCCTCGACCCGTGATCGCCTGATGGCGCGTCTGCTGGACGACGGCTTCGAGAACCAGGAGACGCCGGCCGAGCTGGTCGCGCAGGTGGGCGCCGCCCCGGTCGTCGCCAAGGGCCGCCGTTCGGCTGCGAAGGCCACCGCCGTGGCCGACGCCACGCCGTCCTCGCGACGCCACCATCGCCGCAGCAAGGCCGATGCGGTGGCGGCTCGCAGTACGGCGACCTGTTCGAAGAAGAAGGCCGTGACCTGCCCGGCGCCGAAGGCGACGGCGCGCAAGGTGGCCTCGGTGGGTTCGTCGCCGGACAAGTGA
- the metK gene encoding methionine adenosyltransferase, with translation MSNFLFTSESVSEGHPDKVADQISDAVLDAIIAQDPRARVACETMVKTGVAIVAGEITTSAWIDLEALTRKVITDIGYDSSDVGFDGETCGVLNLIGKQSPDINQGVDRKKPEEQGAGDQGLMFGYATNETKDYMPAAIYYSHRLVEQQAKVRKKKNSPLPWLRPDAKSQVTLRYEDGVATAIDAVVLSTQHDPNVKQKDLIEAVREHILKPVLPAKLLHKGTKFHINPTGKFVIGGPVGDCGLTGRKIIVDTYGGWARHGGGAFSGKDPSKVDRSAAYAARYVAKNIVAAGIADRCEVQVSYAIGVAEPTSISVTTFGTGKIADEKIEKLIRKHFDLRPYGIIKMLDLVHPMYQQTASYGHFGRTPYEVKGPDGKTYTAFSWEKTDKAEALRADAKLK, from the coding sequence ATGAGCAACTTCCTCTTCACCTCCGAATCGGTCTCCGAAGGCCATCCGGACAAAGTCGCCGACCAGATCTCCGATGCCGTCCTCGATGCGATCATCGCGCAGGATCCGCGTGCGCGCGTGGCCTGCGAAACGATGGTGAAGACGGGCGTGGCGATCGTCGCCGGCGAAATCACCACCAGCGCCTGGATCGACCTGGAAGCGCTGACCCGCAAGGTCATCACCGACATCGGCTACGACTCCTCGGACGTCGGCTTCGACGGCGAGACCTGCGGCGTGCTGAACCTGATCGGCAAGCAGAGCCCGGACATCAACCAGGGCGTGGACCGCAAGAAGCCCGAAGAACAGGGCGCCGGCGACCAGGGCCTGATGTTCGGCTACGCGACCAACGAGACCAAGGACTACATGCCGGCGGCGATCTACTACTCGCACCGTCTGGTCGAGCAGCAGGCCAAGGTCCGCAAGAAGAAGAACTCGCCACTGCCGTGGCTGCGTCCGGACGCCAAGAGCCAGGTCACCCTGCGCTATGAAGACGGCGTGGCGACCGCCATCGACGCGGTGGTGCTGTCGACCCAGCACGACCCGAACGTGAAGCAGAAGGACCTGATCGAGGCCGTGCGCGAGCACATCCTCAAGCCGGTGCTGCCGGCCAAGCTGCTGCACAAGGGCACCAAGTTCCACATCAACCCGACCGGCAAGTTCGTGATCGGCGGCCCGGTGGGCGACTGCGGCCTGACCGGCCGCAAGATCATCGTCGACACCTACGGCGGCTGGGCCCGTCACGGCGGCGGCGCGTTCTCGGGCAAGGATCCGTCGAAGGTGGACCGTTCGGCCGCCTACGCCGCCCGTTACGTGGCCAAGAACATTGTGGCCGCCGGCATCGCCGACCGCTGCGAAGTGCAGGTGAGCTACGCCATCGGCGTGGCCGAGCCGACCTCCATCTCGGTCACCACCTTCGGCACCGGCAAGATCGCCGACGAGAAGATCGAGAAGCTGATCCGCAAGCACTTCGACCTGCGCCCGTACGGCATCATCAAGATGCTCGACCTGGTGCACCCGATGTACCAGCAGACCGCCAGCTACGGCCACTTCGGCCGCACCCCGTACGAAGTGAAGGGTCCGGACGGCAAGACCTACACCGCGTTCTCGTGGGAAAAGACCGACAAGGCCGAGGCGCTGCGCGCCGATGCCAAGCTGAAGTAA
- a CDS encoding FAD-binding oxidoreductase, which yields MRRRDLLKAALTLPLIPWAASPSLAFAREAMAAVGTWRARVRPGQPGWPSEAQWEQLRHAVGGRLERVQSPFDAAASAAAREEALAQIKNPYYLGDTAALTQTSGWVDAWTSRPSAYAVAATTTADVVAAVNFAREHHLRLVVKGGGHSYQGTSDAPDSLLIWTRHMNAVSLHDRFVPQGCEGLQAPLPAVTVQAGAMWVDAYGAVTTEAGRYVQGGGCMTVGVAGLVQSGGFGSFSKRFGTASGSLLEAEVVTADGKVRVANARQEPELFWAIKGGGGGSFGVVTRLTLRTHELPEMFGAVFGVIQADSDDAYRALIAEAIRFYREALFNPHWGEQMVFRSDNALRLSMVFQGLDQKTAEQTWAPFFAWVRARKDCRFKEEPHVIALPARHFWDAEFFRQHAPQLIVPDRRPDAPRDHVLWAGDEGQVGQFIHGYRSAWLPQSLLDPQRQAALADAVFAATRHWGFSLHFNKGLAGAPADALERSRDTATNPQVLDAFALAITGGESGPAFPGMPGASPDLADARSEARRIDASMDALLKVAPGAGSYVSESNYFERDWQASFWGSHYPRLAAAKRHYDPDGLFFVRHGVGSEAWSDDGFTRR from the coding sequence ATGCGCCGTCGCGACCTGCTCAAGGCTGCACTCACGCTGCCCCTGATTCCCTGGGCGGCATCCCCCTCGCTCGCGTTCGCCCGGGAGGCGATGGCAGCCGTCGGCACCTGGCGCGCGCGCGTCCGCCCCGGCCAGCCGGGCTGGCCAAGCGAAGCGCAATGGGAACAGCTGCGCCACGCAGTCGGCGGACGCCTCGAACGCGTGCAGTCGCCCTTCGATGCGGCAGCCAGCGCGGCCGCCCGTGAGGAAGCGCTCGCCCAAATCAAGAATCCCTACTACCTCGGCGACACGGCCGCGCTCACCCAGACCAGCGGCTGGGTCGATGCCTGGACCTCGCGACCCAGTGCCTACGCGGTGGCTGCGACGACGACAGCCGACGTGGTCGCCGCCGTGAACTTCGCGCGCGAGCACCATCTGCGCCTGGTGGTAAAGGGTGGCGGCCACAGCTACCAGGGCACGTCGGATGCGCCTGATTCGCTGCTGATCTGGACGCGCCACATGAATGCGGTGAGCCTGCATGACCGATTCGTCCCGCAGGGCTGCGAAGGGCTGCAGGCGCCGCTGCCGGCGGTCACGGTGCAGGCGGGCGCCATGTGGGTGGATGCGTACGGCGCCGTCACCACCGAAGCCGGCCGCTATGTGCAGGGTGGCGGCTGCATGACGGTGGGCGTGGCCGGCCTGGTGCAGAGCGGCGGATTCGGCAGTTTTTCCAAGCGGTTCGGTACGGCGTCAGGCAGCCTGCTGGAGGCGGAAGTGGTGACGGCGGATGGCAAGGTGCGCGTGGCCAACGCACGCCAGGAGCCGGAACTGTTCTGGGCCATCAAGGGCGGCGGTGGCGGCAGCTTCGGCGTGGTCACCCGGCTCACGCTGCGCACGCACGAGCTGCCGGAGATGTTCGGTGCCGTGTTCGGCGTGATCCAGGCGGATTCCGATGACGCCTATCGCGCACTCATCGCCGAGGCGATTCGCTTCTACCGCGAGGCGCTGTTCAATCCGCACTGGGGCGAGCAGATGGTCTTCCGCAGCGACAACGCGCTGCGCCTGTCGATGGTGTTCCAGGGGCTGGACCAGAAAACGGCGGAGCAGACCTGGGCGCCATTCTTCGCGTGGGTGCGTGCGCGCAAGGACTGCCGCTTCAAGGAAGAGCCCCACGTGATCGCCTTGCCTGCGCGGCATTTCTGGGACGCGGAATTTTTCCGCCAGCACGCGCCGCAGCTGATCGTTCCCGACCGCCGTCCCGACGCGCCGCGTGACCACGTGCTGTGGGCGGGCGACGAAGGACAGGTCGGCCAGTTCATCCATGGCTATCGCTCCGCCTGGCTGCCGCAATCGCTGCTCGATCCACAGCGGCAGGCCGCGCTGGCCGACGCGGTATTTGCCGCCACGCGCCACTGGGGATTTTCTCTGCACTTCAACAAGGGGCTCGCCGGCGCGCCGGCCGATGCGTTGGAACGATCGCGCGACACCGCCACGAACCCGCAGGTGCTGGACGCCTTCGCGCTGGCCATCACCGGCGGCGAAAGCGGCCCCGCCTTCCCCGGGATGCCCGGCGCGAGCCCCGACCTCGCCGATGCACGTTCGGAAGCCAGGCGCATCGACGCCTCGATGGACGCCTTGCTGAAGGTCGCACCAGGTGCCGGGTCGTACGTGTCCGAAAGCAACTACTTCGAGCGCGACTGGCAGGCGTCGTTCTGGGGCAGCCACTATCCGCGCCTGGCCGCGGCCAAGCGTCATTACGACCCCGACGGCCTGTTCTTCGTGCGCCACGGCGTGGGCAGCGAGGCCTGGAGTGACGATGGCTTCACCCGGCGCTGA
- a CDS encoding SGNH/GDSL hydrolase family protein, with protein sequence MKSLIWRVLATLLLLGPLSSGAMADSAPPSHWAPDINAFVAADREHPPAPHGVLFIGSSSIQYWKSLAQDFPGIPVINRGFGGSALPDSTYYADRIVWPYKPSLIVMYAGDNDVNDGATADQVLASFQTFVARAREGVPGVPIVYISIKPSIARLKLWPTMKAANDKIRDWAATQKDVRFVDIAPVMVDANGKPRPELFRPDGLHMVPAGYALWIAALKPVLAQYGFVTKPVQ encoded by the coding sequence ATGAAGTCACTGATCTGGCGCGTACTGGCCACCTTGCTCCTGCTCGGCCCGCTGTCGTCGGGCGCCATGGCGGACAGCGCGCCGCCCTCGCACTGGGCGCCCGACATCAACGCCTTCGTCGCCGCCGACCGCGAGCATCCGCCGGCACCACACGGCGTGCTGTTCATCGGCAGCTCGTCCATCCAGTACTGGAAGTCGCTGGCGCAGGATTTCCCCGGCATTCCGGTGATCAACCGTGGCTTCGGTGGCTCGGCGCTGCCCGACTCCACGTACTACGCCGACCGCATCGTGTGGCCATACAAGCCGAGCCTGATCGTGATGTATGCCGGCGACAACGACGTCAACGACGGCGCCACGGCGGACCAGGTGCTGGCTTCGTTCCAGACGTTCGTGGCGCGTGCGCGCGAAGGCGTCCCGGGCGTGCCCATCGTCTACATCTCGATCAAGCCGAGCATCGCGCGCCTGAAGTTATGGCCGACCATGAAGGCGGCCAACGACAAGATCCGCGACTGGGCTGCCACGCAGAAGGACGTGCGCTTCGTCGACATCGCGCCGGTGATGGTCGACGCGAACGGCAAGCCGCGTCCGGAACTGTTTCGCCCCGATGGCCTGCACATGGTGCCGGCCGGCTATGCGCTGTGGATCGCCGCGCTCAAGCCCGTGCTCGCCCAGTACGGCTTCGTTACCAAGCCCGTTCAGTAA
- a CDS encoding class I SAM-dependent methyltransferase has translation MVTGEFPYIHGFSAEEQSRLIRQARMFETILFSRIDYSEATRLLEIGSGVGAQTEILLRRFPNLEVTGVDLSEAQLAAAEQNLAQTAWCSSRYTLQQADATDLPFPDRSFDAAYLCWVLEHMPSPARVLSELRRVLSPGAVVYVTEVLNSSFFLDPYSPNLLRYWMAFNDLQYDSGGDPFIGAKLGNLLLAGGYRDVQTEVKSFHLDNRQPGKRKQMIEFWEELLLSAAEQLVATGKVDTATVEGMRQELQAVRNDPNAVFFFAFVQARALVY, from the coding sequence ATCGTGACCGGCGAGTTTCCCTATATCCACGGCTTCTCGGCCGAGGAGCAGTCGCGGCTGATCCGGCAGGCCCGCATGTTCGAGACCATCCTGTTCAGCCGCATCGACTACAGCGAAGCGACGCGGCTGCTGGAGATTGGGTCAGGCGTGGGCGCGCAGACGGAAATCCTGCTGCGGCGTTTTCCGAACCTGGAGGTGACGGGCGTGGATCTCTCCGAAGCGCAGCTCGCCGCCGCTGAACAGAACCTCGCGCAGACAGCCTGGTGCAGCTCGCGCTACACGCTGCAGCAAGCCGACGCCACCGACCTCCCCTTCCCCGACCGCAGTTTCGATGCGGCCTATCTGTGCTGGGTGCTGGAGCACATGCCCAGCCCGGCACGCGTACTGAGCGAACTGCGTCGCGTGCTGAGCCCCGGCGCGGTGGTCTACGTGACCGAGGTGCTGAATTCGTCGTTCTTCCTCGACCCATATTCACCGAACCTGCTGCGCTACTGGATGGCGTTCAACGACCTGCAGTACGACAGCGGCGGCGACCCGTTCATCGGCGCCAAGCTCGGCAACCTGCTGCTGGCCGGCGGCTATCGCGACGTGCAGACCGAGGTGAAGAGCTTCCATCTCGACAACCGCCAGCCCGGCAAGCGCAAGCAGATGATCGAGTTCTGGGAGGAGTTGCTGCTGTCGGCGGCGGAGCAATTGGTAGCCACCGGCAAGGTGGACACCGCGACGGTCGAGGGCATGCGGCAGGAATTGCAGGCCGTGCGCAACGATCCGAACGCGGTGTTCTTCTTCGCCTTCGTGCAGGCGCGTGCGCTGGTTTACTGA